One stretch of Oncorhynchus clarkii lewisi isolate Uvic-CL-2024 chromosome 3, UVic_Ocla_1.0, whole genome shotgun sequence DNA includes these proteins:
- the LOC139392633 gene encoding nuclear receptor subfamily 2 group F member 5 produces MAMVVNQWQENISADPGSQLQICSQEPGGTPGTPSGSTPGNDALSGDKIPNVDCMVCGDKSSGKHYGQFTCEGCKSFFKRSVRRNLSYTCRGNRDCPIDQHHRNQCQYCRLKKCLKVGMRREAVQRGRMSNSQSSPGQYLTNGSDPYNGQPYLSGFISLLLRAEPYPTSRYGSQCMQGNNLMGIENICELAARLLFSAVEWAKNIPFFPDLQLMDQVALLRMSWSELFVLNAAQCSMPLHVAPLLAAAGLHASPMSAERVVAFMDHIRVFQEQVEKLKVLQVDTAEYSCLKSIVLFTSDAMGLSDVAHVESIQEKSQCALEEYVRNQYPSQPNRFGRLLLRLPSLRIVSSPVIEQLFFVRLVGKTPIETLLRDMLLSGSSYNWPYMPVQRDRPISLHYNENGP; encoded by the exons ATGGCAATGGTAGTAAACCAGTGGCAAGAGAACATTTCGGCGGATCCCGGGTCCCAGCTCCAGATTTGCAGTCAGGAGCCTGGCGGGACACCGGGAACCCCCTCTGGTTCCACCCCGGGGAACGATGCACTTTCCGGGGACAAGATTCCCAACGTGGACTGCATGGTGTGCGGGGATAAGTCCAGTGGCAAGCATTACGGTCAATTCACCTGCGAGGGCTGTAAAAGCTTCTTCAAGCGTTCGGTGCGACGGAACCTCAGTTACACATGCCGGGGGAACCGCGACTGTCCCATCGACCAACATCATCGGAACCAGTGCCAGTACTGCCGACTGAAGAAGTGCCTCAAAGTCGGCATGAGAAGAGAAG ctgtCCAGAGAGGCCGCATGTCCAACTCCCAGTCTAGCCCGGGTCAGTACCTGACCAATGGAAGCGACCCTTACAACGGGCAGCCCTACCTATCAGGATTCATCTCTTTGCTGCTGCGCGCCGAGCCTTATCCCACGTCCCGCTACGGGTCCCAGTGCATGCAGGGAAACAACCTGATGGGCATCGAGAACATCTGCGAGCTGGCCGCACGGCTGCTCTTCAGCGCTGTGGAGTGGGCCAAGAACATCCCCTTCTTCCCTGATCTGCAGCTCATGGACCAG GTGGCGCTCCTGCGCATGTCATGGAGTGAGCTGTTTGTGCTGAACGCGGCCCAGTGCTCCATGCCGCTGCACGTGGCGCCCCTGCTGGCGGCGGCTGGCCTGCACGCATCGCCCATGTCTGCGGAGCGCGTGGTGGCGTTCATGGACCACATCCGGGTGTTCCAGGAGCAGGTGGAGAAACTGAAGGTTCTGCAGGTGGACACGGCTGAGTACTCCTGCCTCAAATCCATCGTGCTCTTCACCTCCG ATGCCATGGGCCTGTCGGATGTGGCCCACGTGGAGAGCATCCAGGAGAAGTCCCAGTGTGCCCTGGAGGAGTATGTGAGGAACCAGTATCCCAGCCAGCCCAACCGCTTTGGCCGCCTGCTCCTGCGGCTGCCCTCCCTACGCATCGTCTCCTCGCCCGTCATCGAGCAGCTCTTCTTCGTGCGCCTGGTGGGCAAGACGCCCATCGAGACGCTGCTGCGCGACATGCTCCTCTCTGGCTCCAGCTACAACTGGCCCTACATGCCCGTGCAGCGCGACCGCCCCATCTCCCTCCACTACAATGAAAACGGGCCCTGA